In a single window of the Micromonospora sp. WMMD1155 genome:
- a CDS encoding YwqJ-related putative deaminase: MINPGEIPQIPGDMDLLATHAQTIKTTGVDFANTGQAVDTTWQGLAAVYEAPEAAQLFAASGPIRTVSASVGEDVQAVGTALATYASEVREIKAQLAALKGQAEQFVASTTGDEDWREDEGKVNQHNGLISAVNTQVAAFFEAQRKCANTINALYGGRQYRADNADGTVEDGEYGFDANTLNAAAGEDGALPWGSTEEHDRGFLGDVGAFFGGVGEGFVTMLGDLGALIGRDPTTGEWSWDTAGQAWLGLGKFVWAVSIYINPVTIVIDQTVGMPFMEKREAGNLLLNAGKTIIAYDMWGEDKSRAGGLAAFNIVSAVVGTKGAASGLRGAGAAVNSIRGSATAARISAGLVRAGNWLDNLPTVGEVAINFAKKFDIQIPQLGLVPAIAGDVPPVGRGFDVEMPGDRTPNTMNMDGGNNPAGNNLPGDTPPTRNLPEETPPAARNLPEDTPPTRNLPDDTTPRNVPDDTTPRNVPDDTTPRNVPDDTTPRNVPDDTTPRNVPDDTTPGNVPDDTTPGKDVDADDGPRNDGSNDSDSDVDPDDKPAEQGGDERGDRTADDEPVSGRQPEPDNAGDYKPPSAGDQRVENPPNFPEPEDPGPAPKVTDPEYARDPSRGSIVDEIDVNDTSRVTTRDGLITEIDGKPVRDYMEDLSRQRATDVHVPGRERGEGPVSATAIDLRTGKIAEGVNGTDLDLIDPKNLHPLLRDNYLDLAEWKHPVMRSETEAAQVPVLDPVTGRAVRNEAGDVITKDAVLDGRAHFDNPLRHAEVKATNELLWERQRLHDEQWRREHGPDSEPPPLGRDVLDEMRFDPRWLDDARHHSPGDPAPACGNCNSILRGVPSYTGRYQFPPGDYRRMDTFEPPWSD, translated from the coding sequence ATGATCAATCCGGGGGAGATTCCGCAGATTCCAGGTGACATGGACCTGCTGGCCACCCACGCACAGACGATCAAAACCACCGGCGTCGACTTCGCCAACACCGGTCAGGCTGTCGACACCACCTGGCAGGGCTTGGCCGCGGTCTACGAGGCGCCGGAGGCGGCGCAGTTGTTCGCCGCGTCCGGCCCGATCCGCACCGTGTCGGCGTCGGTCGGCGAGGACGTCCAAGCCGTCGGCACCGCCCTGGCCACGTACGCCAGCGAGGTCAGGGAGATCAAGGCCCAACTCGCCGCGTTGAAGGGCCAGGCCGAGCAGTTCGTCGCCTCCACCACCGGAGACGAGGACTGGCGCGAGGACGAAGGCAAGGTCAACCAGCACAACGGGTTGATCTCCGCGGTGAACACGCAGGTCGCCGCGTTCTTCGAAGCGCAGCGCAAGTGCGCCAACACCATCAACGCCCTCTACGGTGGCCGCCAGTACCGGGCCGACAACGCCGACGGCACAGTCGAAGACGGCGAGTACGGGTTCGACGCCAACACCCTCAACGCGGCCGCCGGTGAGGACGGGGCGTTGCCCTGGGGCAGCACCGAGGAACACGACCGTGGGTTCCTCGGTGACGTCGGCGCGTTCTTCGGCGGCGTCGGCGAAGGCTTCGTCACCATGCTCGGAGACCTCGGTGCGCTGATCGGCCGCGACCCCACCACCGGCGAATGGAGCTGGGACACCGCCGGTCAGGCCTGGTTGGGTCTCGGCAAGTTCGTCTGGGCGGTCTCCATCTACATCAACCCGGTCACCATCGTGATCGACCAGACGGTCGGCATGCCGTTCATGGAGAAACGCGAAGCCGGCAACCTCCTGCTCAACGCGGGTAAGACCATCATCGCCTACGACATGTGGGGTGAGGACAAGTCGAGGGCCGGTGGCCTCGCCGCGTTCAACATCGTCTCCGCCGTCGTCGGCACCAAGGGCGCCGCCTCCGGTCTGCGCGGCGCCGGCGCAGCCGTCAACAGCATCCGAGGCAGCGCGACCGCCGCCCGCATCAGCGCCGGCTTGGTCCGCGCCGGCAACTGGCTCGACAACCTGCCCACCGTGGGCGAGGTCGCCATCAACTTCGCCAAGAAGTTCGACATCCAGATTCCGCAGCTCGGTCTGGTGCCCGCGATCGCGGGCGACGTACCACCCGTCGGACGCGGCTTCGACGTCGAGATGCCGGGCGACCGCACCCCAAACACCATGAACATGGACGGCGGCAACAACCCCGCCGGCAACAACCTCCCCGGCGACACCCCACCCACCAGGAACCTTCCCGAAGAGACCCCACCAGCTGCCAGGAACCTGCCGGAGGACACCCCGCCCACCAGGAACCTGCCGGACGACACCACCCCGCGCAACGTCCCGGACGACACCACCCCGCGCAACGTCCCGGACGACACCACCCCGCGCAACGTCCCGGACGACACCACCCCGCGCAACGTCCCGGACGACACCACCCCGCGCAACGTCCCGGACGACACCACCCCGGGCAACGTCCCGGACGACACCACGCCTGGCAAAGACGTGGATGCCGACGACGGCCCCCGCAACGATGGCAGCAACGACTCGGATTCCGACGTCGATCCGGATGACAAGCCCGCAGAGCAGGGCGGCGACGAACGCGGCGACAGGACTGCGGACGACGAGCCCGTGTCGGGTAGACAGCCCGAGCCCGACAACGCGGGAGATTACAAGCCGCCGTCAGCGGGTGACCAGCGCGTGGAGAACCCGCCTAACTTCCCCGAACCCGAGGACCCGGGCCCTGCTCCCAAGGTGACGGATCCGGAATACGCGCGAGACCCGAGCCGAGGCTCCATCGTCGATGAAATCGACGTGAATGACACCAGCCGAGTGACGACTCGAGACGGCCTTATTACCGAAATCGATGGAAAGCCCGTCCGGGACTACATGGAAGACCTGTCACGGCAGCGTGCAACCGACGTACATGTCCCGGGGCGCGAACGAGGCGAGGGCCCAGTTTCCGCCACCGCCATCGATCTCCGCACGGGCAAGATCGCCGAAGGCGTCAACGGTACGGACCTGGACCTGATCGACCCGAAGAATCTGCATCCGTTACTACGCGACAACTATCTGGATCTGGCGGAGTGGAAACACCCGGTCATGCGATCGGAGACCGAAGCCGCGCAGGTGCCGGTGCTCGATCCGGTAACCGGCCGGGCGGTCCGAAACGAAGCTGGCGACGTCATAACCAAGGACGCGGTGCTGGATGGGCGGGCACACTTCGACAATCCGCTACGTCACGCCGAGGTCAAGGCGACCAATGAGCTACTTTGGGAGCGCCAACGATTGCACGATGAGCAATGGAGGCGCGAACACGGACCGGATTCAGAGCCGCCGCCGCTGGGCCGGGACGTCCTCGATGAAATGCGTTTTGATCCACGTTGGCTGGACGACGCACGTCACCATTCGCCCGGCGACCCGGCTCCAGCCTGCGGAAACTGCAACAGTATACTGCGGGGCGTCCCGAGCTACACCGGTCGCTACCAGTTCCCGCCTGGCGACTACCGGCGCATGGATACGTTCGAGCCTCCGTGGAGTGACTGA
- a CDS encoding DUF6507 family protein, whose protein sequence is MSAWDISPGGVRDVLNRTHAAAAPFEGQMKNFNSALEGSAVQSSSEIVGQALQGFVESIRTDLEFVFTRTGACMNAAAQATNAYVQGDLDMAANAQRSASAAPDPSATMPGPGRQAVPQ, encoded by the coding sequence GTGAGCGCCTGGGATATCTCCCCCGGTGGAGTGCGTGATGTCCTGAATCGCACGCATGCCGCGGCCGCCCCGTTCGAGGGGCAGATGAAGAACTTCAACTCGGCGTTGGAGGGTTCTGCCGTCCAGTCGAGTTCGGAGATCGTCGGGCAGGCGCTTCAGGGCTTCGTGGAATCGATCCGTACCGACCTTGAGTTCGTGTTCACTCGCACGGGGGCGTGTATGAATGCGGCGGCGCAGGCGACGAACGCCTATGTCCAGGGTGATCTGGACATGGCCGCCAACGCGCAGCGCAGCGCCTCGGCGGCACCCGACCCGTCGGCCACGATGCCGGGGCCGGGCCGTCAGGCGGTGCCGCAATGA
- a CDS encoding pore-forming ESAT-6 family protein: MSTDRRSFDVGTSQQVQGDLAGIIARLEAVISQRSADVSAAMADFQADGVSEEYRTVEDRWNRAASEVRTIIELVKTTMVKNDDTATTTLAKARTAVQSIG; the protein is encoded by the coding sequence ATGAGCACGGACCGACGCAGTTTTGACGTGGGCACCTCGCAGCAGGTTCAGGGTGACCTCGCCGGGATCATCGCCCGGTTGGAGGCGGTGATCTCGCAGCGCAGCGCCGATGTCTCGGCCGCGATGGCGGACTTCCAGGCCGACGGTGTCTCGGAGGAATACCGGACGGTCGAGGATCGGTGGAACCGCGCGGCGAGCGAGGTGCGCACGATCATCGAACTGGTCAAGACCACCATGGTGAAGAACGACGACACGGCGACGACCACGTTGGCCAAGGCGCGCACGGCGGTGCAGTCCATCGGCTGA
- a CDS encoding class I SAM-dependent methyltransferase: MRALPDRRPAAPGGDDASSSPAPTREAAAYRQRWAVQTMAIAPDDQVLEIGCGRGAAVSLIADQLSTGRIIAVDRSATMVRLATERNTSHIDAGRAEIRCAGFESADLTDHRFTKIFAVNVSLFWLGDATQQIDRVRSLLAPGGQLYVFGERPGTAHATANLTATEVLLQAHGFVTTRSSVVRGKGRVLTCVSGTPTE, translated from the coding sequence ATGCGTGCTCTGCCGGACCGCCGTCCGGCCGCGCCCGGCGGTGACGATGCCTCCTCGTCTCCCGCACCGACGCGGGAGGCTGCGGCCTATCGACAGCGCTGGGCGGTGCAGACGATGGCCATCGCGCCCGACGACCAGGTGCTGGAGATCGGCTGCGGGCGAGGAGCAGCCGTCTCCCTGATCGCCGACCAGCTCAGCACCGGCCGGATCATCGCCGTCGACCGCTCGGCGACGATGGTGCGACTCGCCACCGAACGGAACACGAGCCACATCGACGCCGGCAGAGCCGAGATCAGATGTGCCGGATTCGAGTCGGCCGACCTCACCGACCACCGCTTCACCAAGATTTTCGCGGTGAACGTCAGCCTGTTCTGGTTGGGCGACGCGACGCAGCAGATCGACCGGGTACGAAGCCTGCTCGCGCCCGGTGGGCAGCTCTACGTCTTCGGCGAGCGGCCCGGCACCGCGCACGCCACGGCGAATCTCACCGCGACCGAGGTGCTGCTCCAAGCCCACGGCTTCGTGACGACCAGGTCGAGCGTCGTACGCGGCAAGGGCCGGGTACTCACCTGCGTCAGCGGCACACCGACCGAGTAG
- a CDS encoding HupE/UreJ family protein, with protein MLGRVRRTVIVTAVGIAAAVIPFLGAGPASAHGFSSTVYTRITAGDEGHIRTAVELEYDLLVVSAADSGDDDPLFQAGTAAFEAGDSGAQAAALRSHASTVLRYVSDRFEVRSGSTACRPTQVGDATIGEREGVPYADLLLDWTCAQRVDEHEVRSDLFPDGEGYVKGTKTIVTYELDGRTGSAALDAAHPSFSTGQAWYDRFGEFFLLGAEHLLSGIDHILFLLALIAGSRRLREIVLAATSFTLAHSVTFMLAALGLVEVPASIVEPVIALSIAVVAGWHLWGIWRRGTHAADLETAGHGHLSLDRAGWIRLGVVFCFGLVHGLGFAGALGIDEAWSWTLLWSLLVFNVGIEVVQLTIIAVVFPLLLVLRRRAPKTGLWATGAVSGAVSIMGLIWFVQRISGS; from the coding sequence ATGTTAGGGCGCGTCCGCCGCACCGTTATCGTCACCGCTGTCGGGATCGCCGCGGCGGTGATCCCATTTCTGGGCGCCGGTCCGGCGTCCGCGCACGGTTTCTCGTCGACTGTGTACACGAGAATCACTGCGGGAGACGAGGGTCACATTCGCACGGCGGTCGAGCTCGAATATGACCTCCTGGTCGTCTCCGCCGCCGATTCCGGTGACGACGATCCGCTCTTTCAGGCGGGGACCGCCGCGTTCGAGGCGGGTGACTCCGGTGCCCAGGCCGCGGCCCTGAGGAGCCATGCGTCGACGGTCCTCCGGTACGTCTCGGACCGTTTCGAGGTCAGGTCGGGGAGTACGGCGTGCCGGCCGACGCAGGTGGGCGACGCGACGATCGGCGAGCGCGAGGGCGTGCCGTACGCGGACCTGCTGCTGGACTGGACCTGCGCCCAGCGGGTCGACGAGCACGAGGTGCGCAGCGATCTCTTCCCGGACGGCGAGGGGTACGTCAAGGGCACCAAGACGATCGTCACCTACGAGCTCGACGGCCGTACGGGCAGCGCGGCACTCGACGCGGCCCACCCCTCCTTCTCCACCGGGCAGGCCTGGTACGACCGGTTCGGGGAGTTCTTCCTGCTGGGCGCCGAGCATCTGCTGTCCGGGATCGACCACATCCTGTTCCTGCTGGCGCTCATCGCCGGGTCGCGGCGGCTTCGCGAGATCGTGCTCGCGGCCACCAGCTTCACCCTGGCGCACTCGGTGACGTTCATGCTCGCCGCGCTCGGCCTGGTCGAGGTGCCGGCGTCGATCGTGGAGCCGGTTATCGCGTTGTCGATCGCCGTCGTCGCTGGCTGGCACCTGTGGGGGATCTGGCGGCGGGGTACTCACGCCGCCGACCTGGAGACGGCCGGGCACGGGCACCTCAGTCTGGACCGGGCCGGCTGGATCCGCCTCGGCGTGGTGTTCTGCTTCGGCCTCGTGCACGGCCTGGGCTTCGCCGGCGCGTTGGGCATCGACGAGGCGTGGTCGTGGACCCTGCTGTGGTCGTTGCTGGTGTTCAACGTCGGCATCGAAGTCGTGCAGTTGACCATTATCGCGGTTGTCTTCCCGCTGTTGCTCGTGCTGCGTCGCCGTGCGCCGAAAACCGGTCTCTGGGCGACCGGTGCTGTTTCTGGAGCGGTGTCCATCATGGGGCTCATCTGGTTTGTGCAGCGCATTTCCGGGTCCTGA
- a CDS encoding FN3 domain-containing metallophosphoesterase family protein, giving the protein MTLSTSTRASGLVRRRLVAGVVAGFLGMGAALGSGLMATASAAESTTISSVILGVGADETQRIVTWYSSADTAQKIQLAPTAEIVNGEFPANAVSFDAVGAANTSTTGFNRHATISNLREKTAYSYRVGAEGSWSPTYDFKTQDFEGDYDFLFFGDPQIGSSGDRLKDQAGWEDTLKVATAANPNAELLVSGGDHVESANDEGQWTSFMAPDQLRQYPVVATIGNHDVGGKSYEQHHFTPNTDRTAPYYDNGNPAGTKSGGDYWFVYKDVLFIDINSNSYKLPTDGSNAGDAAHVAYITDVVNKHGSEAKWKVLVYHHSIYSPASHATDTDNKQRREDFTTAFSNLGIDMVLQGHDHSYSRSYSIKNGQKENPAEKPGAADVFPGPGGVIYVTANSASGSKYYDIKKPDTSGTGIRGNGPDPLDPNKYWYNSVQNQEHVRSYVKVQVRSDKLVLANIRSGTCAAPNASVENGLSCVNTPEGQPVGSIVDNVTVHPFNGDGQSIQVNVPNPAPGEFGWTIDGYNGLVDLGTAQERDGTYFQANGKINPILVSDSRRSLAPWSISANVGDFSDADKTFSGSYLGWTPYVLDAGAGAEAGAPVLSSYDDQGKGLSVSSALGAAAQGHPRGGAKLGADLDLKIPDSIAKGSYRTTLTITALSS; this is encoded by the coding sequence ATGACATTGAGCACCTCGACACGGGCTTCCGGGCTCGTCCGGCGGCGCCTGGTCGCCGGGGTCGTCGCCGGCTTCCTGGGAATGGGAGCGGCCCTCGGTAGTGGCCTGATGGCCACCGCGAGCGCGGCCGAGTCCACCACGATCAGCAGCGTGATCCTCGGCGTCGGCGCCGACGAGACCCAGCGCATCGTGACCTGGTACTCCTCCGCCGACACCGCCCAGAAGATCCAGCTCGCCCCGACCGCCGAGATCGTCAACGGCGAGTTCCCGGCGAACGCCGTGAGCTTCGACGCCGTCGGTGCGGCGAACACCTCCACCACCGGGTTCAACCGGCACGCCACGATCAGCAACCTGCGCGAGAAGACGGCGTACTCGTACCGGGTCGGGGCCGAGGGCAGCTGGTCCCCGACCTACGACTTCAAGACGCAGGACTTCGAGGGCGACTACGACTTCCTGTTCTTCGGCGACCCCCAGATCGGCTCCTCCGGCGACCGGCTGAAGGACCAGGCCGGCTGGGAGGACACCCTGAAGGTCGCCACCGCGGCCAACCCGAACGCCGAACTGCTGGTCTCCGGCGGCGACCACGTCGAGTCCGCCAACGACGAGGGCCAGTGGACCTCGTTCATGGCTCCCGACCAGCTGCGCCAGTACCCCGTCGTCGCCACCATCGGTAACCACGACGTCGGCGGCAAGTCCTACGAGCAGCACCACTTCACCCCGAACACCGACCGCACGGCCCCGTACTACGACAACGGGAACCCGGCGGGCACCAAGTCCGGTGGCGACTACTGGTTCGTCTACAAGGACGTGCTGTTCATCGACATCAACAGCAACAGCTACAAGCTGCCGACCGACGGCAGCAACGCCGGTGACGCCGCCCACGTCGCGTACATCACCGACGTGGTCAACAAGCACGGCTCCGAGGCCAAGTGGAAGGTGCTGGTCTACCACCACTCCATCTACTCGCCGGCCAGCCACGCGACCGACACCGACAACAAGCAGCGGCGGGAAGACTTCACCACGGCCTTCTCGAACCTCGGCATCGACATGGTGCTGCAGGGCCACGACCACAGCTACTCGCGCAGCTACTCCATCAAGAACGGCCAGAAGGAGAACCCGGCCGAGAAGCCGGGTGCCGCCGACGTCTTCCCCGGCCCGGGCGGCGTCATCTACGTGACCGCCAACTCGGCCTCCGGCTCGAAGTACTACGACATCAAGAAGCCGGACACCAGTGGCACGGGCATCCGGGGCAACGGCCCGGACCCGCTGGATCCGAACAAGTACTGGTACAACTCCGTGCAGAACCAGGAGCACGTCCGCAGCTACGTCAAGGTGCAGGTGCGCAGCGACAAGCTGGTCCTGGCCAACATCCGCAGCGGCACCTGCGCGGCGCCGAACGCGTCGGTCGAGAACGGCCTCTCCTGCGTCAACACCCCGGAGGGCCAGCCCGTCGGCTCGATCGTCGACAACGTGACGGTGCACCCGTTCAACGGTGACGGCCAGTCCATCCAGGTGAACGTGCCGAACCCGGCCCCGGGCGAGTTCGGCTGGACGATCGACGGCTACAACGGTCTGGTCGACCTGGGCACCGCGCAGGAGCGCGACGGCACCTACTTCCAGGCGAACGGCAAGATCAACCCGATCCTCGTGTCGGACAGCCGTCGCTCACTCGCGCCGTGGTCGATCTCGGCCAACGTCGGCGACTTCTCCGACGCCGACAAGACCTTCTCGGGCTCCTACCTGGGTTGGACCCCGTACGTGCTGGACGCCGGAGCGGGTGCCGAGGCCGGCGCGCCGGTCCTGTCCTCCTACGACGACCAGGGCAAGGGCCTCTCGGTCTCCAGCGCCCTCGGTGCGGCCGCGCAGGGTCACCCCCGTGGTGGCGCCAAGCTCGGCGCTGACCTGGACCTGAAGATCCCGGACAGCATCGCGAAGGGTAGCTACCGCACCACCCTCACGATCACTGCGCTGAGCAGCTGA
- a CDS encoding DUF916 domain-containing protein, with product MYPSVTRWKTLLRTTALSVLAAVAAVGVGAVPASAAEGDVAWTVRTASNSYGEARSSYSYNVNPGGAVEDAMVVANRGSAPLTLAVYAADGFTTDAGQLDLLTKDKKSVAVGAWVKANADSVVVQPGKTAQVPFKISVPENATPGDYVGGILTALTQTDQAEGINVDRRLGIRIKLRVGGELKPNLAIEDLHVAYAGSPNPFVKGDATITYKVHNVGNAALSGRQEVTVSGPFGLLRVRAGDIAAPPELLPGESWNVTVPVPGVAPAVSLAATATVTPLLTDASGSTTSLKPVQATAHGWALPWMLVLVFVVLIAVLVGAYLYQRRNRTQRKAREDARVRDAVEQALRGPKPQTS from the coding sequence ATGTACCCGTCCGTAACGCGCTGGAAGACACTCCTCCGTACGACCGCACTGTCAGTGCTCGCCGCCGTCGCGGCCGTCGGTGTCGGTGCCGTCCCCGCCTCGGCGGCGGAGGGCGACGTCGCCTGGACGGTCCGGACGGCCTCCAACAGCTACGGCGAGGCCCGGTCCAGCTACAGCTACAACGTCAACCCCGGTGGTGCCGTCGAGGACGCCATGGTCGTGGCCAACCGCGGCTCCGCGCCGCTGACCCTCGCCGTGTACGCGGCCGACGGCTTCACCACCGACGCGGGCCAGCTCGACCTGCTCACCAAGGACAAGAAGTCCGTCGCCGTCGGCGCCTGGGTGAAGGCGAACGCCGACAGTGTCGTGGTCCAGCCCGGCAAGACCGCGCAGGTGCCCTTCAAGATCAGCGTGCCGGAGAACGCCACCCCCGGTGACTACGTCGGCGGCATCCTCACCGCGCTGACCCAGACCGACCAGGCCGAGGGCATCAACGTCGACAGGCGTCTCGGTATCCGGATCAAGTTGCGGGTCGGCGGCGAGCTGAAGCCGAACCTCGCGATCGAGGACCTCCACGTCGCGTACGCCGGCTCGCCCAACCCGTTCGTCAAGGGCGACGCCACGATCACCTACAAGGTCCACAACGTCGGCAACGCCGCCCTGTCCGGCCGGCAGGAGGTGACGGTCTCGGGTCCGTTCGGCCTGCTGCGGGTACGGGCTGGCGACATCGCCGCGCCGCCGGAGCTGCTGCCCGGCGAGAGCTGGAACGTGACGGTGCCGGTGCCCGGGGTGGCTCCCGCCGTTTCGCTGGCCGCGACCGCGACAGTCACCCCGCTGCTGACCGACGCCTCCGGTTCCACCACTTCGCTCAAGCCGGTCCAGGCCACCGCGCACGGCTGGGCCCTTCCCTGGATGCTGGTGCTGGTGTTCGTCGTCCTGATCGCCGTGCTCGTCGGCGCGTACCTGTACCAGCGCCGCAACCGGACGCAGCGCAAGGCGCGCGAGGACGCCCGGGTACGCGACGCCGTCGAGCAGGCCCTGCGCGGCCCGAAGCCGCAGACGTCCTGA
- a CDS encoding NADP-dependent oxidoreductase, which produces MVDGDVPERMQAAAFDEFGGPEVITLRKLPIPEVADDEVLIKVLSAGVGVWDAYELQGTFVPEGSSLPIVPGSDGAGTVIAAGSKVSNVAVGELVYVSATTRPKGGCYAEYAAVKAEYAAKVPDGVPAEHAGAMPTDALTALAGLDTLSLSAGSWLLIFGASGGQGHLAVQLAKRQGLNVIAVASGADGVALVTRLGADISLDGHGDLDDVLARIRDAAPAGVDAILAMAGGATVDRLTEALVDGGVVAYAHGVQPEPSERPGVVVRAYDGESNPRQLQRLNELIEAGPFVVHVAETFPLGKVREAHQRLQTSYAGKLLLTVA; this is translated from the coding sequence ATGGTTGACGGGGATGTGCCAGAGCGGATGCAGGCCGCGGCCTTCGACGAGTTCGGTGGGCCGGAGGTGATCACGCTGCGCAAGCTGCCGATCCCCGAGGTCGCCGACGACGAGGTGCTGATCAAGGTCCTGAGCGCCGGCGTGGGGGTGTGGGACGCGTACGAGCTACAGGGCACCTTCGTGCCGGAGGGGTCCTCCCTCCCGATCGTGCCCGGCTCCGACGGTGCCGGAACCGTGATCGCGGCCGGCAGCAAGGTTTCCAACGTCGCGGTCGGAGAGCTGGTCTACGTCTCCGCCACGACCCGGCCCAAGGGTGGCTGTTACGCCGAGTACGCGGCCGTCAAGGCGGAGTACGCGGCGAAGGTGCCCGACGGCGTACCGGCCGAGCACGCCGGGGCCATGCCCACCGACGCGCTGACCGCGTTGGCCGGGCTCGACACGCTCAGCCTGTCGGCCGGCTCGTGGTTGCTGATCTTCGGGGCGAGCGGTGGTCAAGGTCACCTGGCGGTGCAGTTGGCCAAGCGCCAGGGGCTGAACGTCATCGCCGTGGCCTCCGGGGCGGACGGCGTCGCACTGGTGACCCGGCTCGGTGCCGACATCTCCCTCGACGGCCACGGCGACCTGGACGACGTGCTCGCCCGGATCCGGGACGCGGCACCGGCCGGAGTGGACGCCATCCTCGCGATGGCCGGCGGTGCGACGGTGGACCGGCTCACCGAGGCGCTCGTCGACGGTGGCGTGGTCGCGTACGCCCACGGGGTGCAGCCGGAGCCGAGCGAACGCCCCGGCGTCGTGGTCCGGGCGTACGACGGCGAGTCGAACCCCCGGCAGTTGCAGCGCCTCAACGAACTCATCGAGGCGGGACCGTTCGTGGTGCACGTCGCGGAGACGTTCCCGCTGGGCAAGGTGCGGGAGGCACACCAGCGTCTGCAGACCTCCTACGCGGGGAAGCTCCTGCTCACGGTGGCCTGA
- a CDS encoding HAD family phosphatase, with translation MSLPLPPGEFAAYLFDCDGTIVDSMPLHYVAWQRALEEWGCEFPEDLFYAWGGRPTADIIVALNEQQGLAMPVATVVENRERIYQELLPQLAAVPDVLAHIHDAHRRVPFAVVSGSTRASVTASLDALGLLDRFDVLVCADDYTRAKPDPEAFLLAAEHLGVPPESCLVFEDTDLGIQAATAAGMASVRVPQQRTS, from the coding sequence GTGAGTCTGCCTCTGCCTCCCGGTGAGTTCGCCGCGTACCTGTTCGACTGCGACGGCACGATCGTCGACTCGATGCCGCTGCACTACGTGGCCTGGCAGCGGGCCTTGGAAGAGTGGGGCTGCGAGTTCCCGGAGGACCTCTTCTACGCCTGGGGTGGCCGGCCGACCGCCGACATCATCGTCGCCCTGAACGAGCAGCAGGGCCTGGCGATGCCGGTCGCGACAGTCGTCGAGAACCGTGAGCGCATCTACCAGGAGTTGTTGCCGCAGCTCGCCGCGGTGCCCGACGTGCTGGCGCACATCCACGACGCGCACCGGCGGGTGCCGTTCGCGGTCGTCTCCGGTAGCACCCGCGCCTCGGTCACCGCCTCCCTCGACGCGCTCGGCCTCCTGGACCGGTTCGACGTGCTGGTCTGCGCCGACGACTACACGCGGGCCAAGCCCGACCCGGAGGCGTTCCTGCTCGCGGCGGAACACCTCGGCGTACCCCCGGAGTCGTGCCTGGTCTTCGAGGACACCGACCTGGGCATCCAGGCCGCGACGGCGGCCGGCATGGCCTCGGTACGGGTGCCGCAGCAGCGCACGAGCTGA